TCCGGAACGCGTCCTTGGCGGCCGGCGGATCCCAGAGGTAGCCCTCAAGGTAGACGACCCGGGCCGAGCTCACGAGCGCCTTGTCGACGTCGTCGGGCGAGAGTCCCTGGCAGGCGCCGAGATAGGTGCTCATGGTACGCTCGCCGTCCGGCGTCACCAGGATGAGGCACCGCGCGGTCGCCGGTCCGTCCATCGCGGCCGGGACCGTGAAGCCCACGCCGGTGGCCTGGAGATCGTGGCTGAACAGGCCGCCGAGTTCGTCGTCGCGGACCTTGCCGACGAAATTCGTCCTGGCGCCGAGCAGGGCCGCGCCCACGGCTGTGTTGGCCCCCGACCCGCCCGAGACGATCGTCGCCTGTCCCATGGCCTGGAACAAGGTCTCGGCCCGCGGCTCGTCGATGAGCTGCATCGCGCCCTTGGTGACGCCCTGCGCGTCGAGGAACGCGTCGTCCGTCCGGGCGATCACGTCGACGATCGCGTTGCCGAGAACGAGGAGATCGAGGGCTGCAGTCATCCGGGCGTCCTGATTCGAGTCCGCGCCGCTGTGGCATCCGCCTCGGATCGGATCAAGCTCCGTGGTCGGAGGCCGGCGGCAGATCGGCGAACAGGTCCGGCACAGGCAGGCTGAGGCCGGGCGGGGTCAGGTCTAACGTACCCTCGGTCGCGATCCGGGTCTCGATGAGGCCGCGTTGCGCGCGGCGGTGATGAATGACGAGACGCTTCACCGGATCCACGATCAGGTAGTGCATCACGCTCGCAAGGCTGAGATAGCGGGTCAGTTTGAGGCCCGAATCGACCGCGCGAGTACCTGGCGACTGCACTTCGACGACGATGACGGGATCGGGCACCTCGACGGCATCGAGATCCATTCGGGGACCGCAATAGACCAGCGCATCGGGCTCGAACGTCGTCCTAGCGTCGACGCGGACGGTCATGCCGTCGGGCATCATGTGACAGCCGAGCCCGGCGCGGGCGATCGCCCGGTGCAGGGCCGTCTGTGCGGCGTACTTCACGAGAGCGTGCCCGGCCCGTTCCGGCGACATCGCGAACACCTCGCCGTCGACCAGCTCGAAGCGTCCCGGCCGATCCTCGGCCCAGGCCAGGAACTCGTCGACATTCATCCGCGGCTTCGGCTGTGCGACCATGCGGAGAGGCTAGCATGGATCCGGGCTCCTGAGAGCCGGATCCGCGGAGCGTCGAGGCATGTATCTGCGCAGCACTCCCGGCGCGAAGCACGATTCGGTCAAGCGGTGGAACCTGCCAGACCGCGTCTTCTTCGCTTGCGGCGCCTGCCACATCCTGGCCCACGCCTTACTCGAACGGTACGGCAGACCGGGGATGACCGTCCTCTGGTTCAAGCCGGCGCCCGGCTCCACCGGGAACCACATCGTGGTGGCGACGGAGGCCTGGGTCTTCGACTATTACGGCTACTGCGTGCGCAATCTTTGCATCGCCCGCACCTTCGACCGCGCGCGGCTCCGGATGCCCGGCTGGGGCGCCGCTCTGGTCCCGCTGCCGCCGGAAGTTCCGATCTCGGAAAGGAGGTTCGGGCGCATCGGCGGGCTGTGGCTCCGGGAGCCAAGACAGTTCGTCCACGATGCGCTGCCTCGGGCGCGCCGCTACCTCGGACGCTTTGGTCCGCCGCCGGACCGGTGAGGATCCTCACCCGACGATCTTCTCCAGCGCCACGTCCCGCGTCCGCGGACCGAGGAGGCCGACGAGCAGCCCCGCCATGAGCATCGCCGCCGAGATGAACAGGAAGACCCCCGGCGTGCCTGCCTGACGCAGCACGAAGGCGATGACGAACCCGGTGAAGATCGCCGAGAAGCGGCTCCATGAGTACACGAAGCCCACGGCCCGAGCCCGGATGCCGGTCGGGAACAGCTCGGCCTGATAGGCGTGGAAGCTGTACGACATGACGTTGGAGGCGAGCGTCAGGCCGATGCCGAGCGCCACGATCGCGTTGACGTCCGTGGTGCGTGCGAAGGCGATTCCGCAGGCGATGTAGAGGAGCGCGGCCGCCACGATGACGTGCTTGCGCTCGAACCGGTCGGCGATGAGAAGCCCGATCAGCGGGCCGACCGGGGCAGCAAGCGCGATCAGTGCCGTGTAGGCGAGGCTCGACGTGACCGTGATTCCCTGCGCCACCAGCAGGGTTGGGACCCAGTTCGCGAAGCCGTAGAAGCCGACCGTCTGAAAGACGTTGAAGCCTGCCATCATGATCGCCCGGCGCCGGTAGGGCGGCACCCAGAGGTCGCGGAACGCGCCGCGCGGCTGCACCGGTTCTGGTGCAGCGGGTGCAGGCAGCGGGCGCCCGGACTCGGCCGCCACCTGCGCTTCAAGCCGGCGAAGAACCGCGTCCGCCTCCGCGAGGCGCCCGTGCTCTACCAGCCAGCGCGGGCTCTCCGGCAGGCCCGCGCGCAGCCACCAGACCACGAGGGCCGCGGAGGCGCCGATCAGGACCACCCAGCGCCAGCCATCGACGCCCAGCGGGGCGACCGGGATGAGCAGATACGACAGAAACGCCACAGCCGGCACGGCTGTGAAGCCGATGCCCTGGCACAGGGCGAAGGCGCGGCCGCGAATTGCCTTCGGTACCAGTTCGGAGAGGTAGCTGCCGATCGTCACCATCTCCAGGCCGAGGCCGATGCCCGCGATGAGCCGCCAGAGATTGAGGCCGAAGGCCTCGGTCTGGCAGGCCATGACCACGTTGGCCGCCGTATAAGACAGGAGCGACCACGTGAAGATCGCCCGGCGCCCGAAGCGGTCGGCGAGCCAGCCGCACAGGAGGGTGCCGATGAACAGGCCGGTGAACAGGGCCGCGACGAAGCTCGCGACACCGCTGGCACCGAACAGGCCGGGCGTCGTCGGGGTCAGGATCCCCGCCTTGACGAGGCCGGGCGCCACGTAGCCGGTGAACAGCAGGTCGTAGAGCTCGAAAAAGAAGCCGAGGCCGAGCAGCGCCACGAGCCGCCAGATCGTGCGGGTCGGCGGCAGGCGGTCGAGCCGGGCGAGCAGGACGCCGGTCTCAAGGCCCTCCGGGGCTGCCCGCACTTCCATCGTCGCCATGCGCCGCCCCGAGCTCCGTTCCCGCCCCAGCCCGCAACTGCCTCGGAACGGCCGAGCCCACAAGGGCGCCCGCGCTGATCGCGGGCTCCACGGCTCACGCCCCGAACACCGACCAGCCCATGCGATGGGTCAGCCGTTCCAGGGCTACGCGGCCGAGATGGGAATTGCCGGCGGCGTCGAGCCCCGGCGACCACACGGCGATGGAAGCCCTGCCCGGTGCTACCGCCAGGATGCTGCCGCCGACGCCGCTCTTGCCCGGCAGGCCAACCCGGTAGGCGAACTCGCCCGAGCCGTCGTAATGGCCGCAGGTCAGCATGATGGCGTTGATGCGGCGCGCCCGCTCGGCCGACACCACCGAGTGCCCGGTCGACGGGTTCACGCCGTTATGGGCGAGGAACCGGCCCGCCATGGCGAGCTGGCGACAGTTCATGGCGATGGCGCAGTGGTGGAAGTAGACGCCCAGCGTATAGTCCACCGGATTGTCGATGACGCCGAAGGACTTCATGTAGTTGGCGAGCGCGGTGTTACGGAAACCTGTGCGCTTCTCCGAAGCCGCCACCGTCTCATCGATGGCGATGGACGAATCCTGGGCCAGGAACTGGAGGAAGCGCAGGATTTCACCCAGTGCCTCCCGCGGCTCGTGGCCCGAGAGGATCACATCGGTCACCGCGATCGCACCGGCGTTGATGAACGGGTTGCGCGGCACGCCGCGCTCCCGCTCCAGCTGCACGATGGAGTTGAACGGGTTGCCGGAGGGTTCGCGCCCGACCCGCTTCCACAGCCGGTCGCCGACCATGCCGAGCGCCAGGGTGAGCGTGAAGACCTTCGAGACGCTCTGGATCGAGAACGGCGTCTCGCAGTCGCCGCCCGCGAAGACCTGGCCGGCGGCGTCGATCACCGCGATGCCGAACTGGTTCGGATCCACCCGGGCCAGTTCGGGGATGTAGTCGGCGACCGAGCCCCGGTCGGCGCGCTGGGCCATCTCGTCGGAGATGTCCCGAATGACGTGGGCGAGGTCGGGCAAGGGTGAGGCTCAAGGCACGAGGCGCGTCGCTGCCGGGCCGGTCGGCGACGTCTCGGGCGATGCAAGGTCCGGTCCGGGTGCGGAATGCTCTAGCAGCGCGCCGGGGCCGGGAGAACAGGCGCGGCGCTACACCCGGCGGCTGGGATCCCGACGAGGCAGCGAGGCCACTCGCTGGGCGCCAGGCTCCGGAAGGTCGCGCCGACCCGGGTCGCTAGGCGGCGGCGAGCGCCGTGCCCATGGATTCCTTCTTCATCAACTCCCGGAAGAAGCCGTCGAGATGGGTCAGCTTGTCGGGCGAACCGTCCTGGGCGATGCGGCCGCCCTCCAGCACGACGATCCGGTCGAAATCCTGCAGCGTCGAGAGCCGGTGGGCGATGGCGATGACGGTGCGGCCCTTCATGAGGTTCGCCAGCGCGTGGCGGATCGCCTGCTCGGACTCGGCGTCCAGCGCCGAGGTCGCCTCGTCGAGGAGCAGGATCGGGGAATCCTTCAGGATCGCCCGTGCGATGGCGATGCGCTGGCGCTGACCGCCCGAGAGCTTGACGCCGCGGTCGCCCACGATCGTGTCGAAGCCTTCCGGCAGCGCCTTGATGAAGTCGGTGCAGTGCGCCGCCTCGGCCGCCTGCCAGACCTCGTCGTCGGTGGCCTCTGGCCGGCCGTAGCGGATGTTCTCGCGCAAGGAGCGGTGGAACATCGAGACATCCTGCGGCACCACCGTGATGGCCTCGCGCAAGGATTCCTGGGTGACCCGGTCGATGTCCTGGCCGTTGATGCGGATCGTTCCGCTCTGCACGTCGTAGAAGCGCTGGATCAGCGAGAACAGGGTCGACTTGCCGCCACCCGACTTGCCCACGAGGCCGACGCGCTGGCCCGGCTCGATAACGAGGTCGAAGTCCGTGAAGACCGCGCGCCCGTCCGGGTAGCTGAAGGCGACGTGGTCGAAGGCGATCTGCGCGCCCTGGCCGGTGAGGGGCTTGGCCTCCGGATGATCCACGAGGTCGTGGGGTTGCAGGAGGGTGTGGAGCGCCTCGGACAGGCGTGCGGTGTGTTGCGTGGCATCGACCAGCGCCACCGCGAGGTCGCGGGTGGCGGCGAGGATGCGGATGCCCAGCGTGCAGACCAGGACCACCTGGCCGTTCGTCGCCTGGCCGGCCTCCCACATCTGGATTGCCCAGTAGAGCAGGCCGAAGACCGCGAGCACGGTGAGGACCGCGTGCACGATGCGCAGCTTCTCGAGGTAGAGCAGCGACGAGCGGCGCGCCCGCATCTCGGTGGCGATGGTGCCCTCGAAGCGCTGGCCCTCGCGCTTGAACGCCGAGAAGGCGCGCACGAGCGACATGTTGCCCACGAGGTCGACCATCTCGCCGTCGACGGAGGCCGCCTTGGCGGCGAAGTCGTGGTGCAGCGGCTTGCCGGCGGAGGCCATCTTGAACATCAGCACCACGACGGCGGCGAAGACGCCCGCCAGGATTCCCGCCATGGTGAGATTGACGGTGGCGATGTAGGCGATCGACCCGAAGGCCGCGACCGTCGGCGGCATCACGTTGAACACGAACATGTTCTCGACCGTGAAGATCGCGTTCGAGGTTGCCGTGATGCGCGACGCCAGGGTGCCGGGCTGGCGGTCGGAGAAGAAGGTCGGGGAATGGCCGGTGAGGTGCCGGAACAGGTCGCGCCGGATGTCGCCCGTGATGCCCACGAACGTGAAGGCGCCCGTGAGCGCCGCCACGCGCCAGAGCATGTTGTCGGCGGCGATGAAGGCGATCAGGACTGCGAGCGCGCCCCACACCACCGTGTTGCCGGGCCCGGGACCCTTCGTCAGGGCATCGACCACGCCCTTGAGGGCATAATCGGTGGAGACCGAGAAGCCGACGGCACCCAGCACCGAGATCAGAATTACCAGGTGCGGCAGCCAGCGGCGGCGGAGGTACCGCCCGACGAAGGCGAAGGGCCTGTCGGCGTATCGGTGCAGCTCTTCCATCGCGGTGACCATTCCGTATTCGCGCGGCTTTGGCTTACGGGCTGAGGCGGAGTGCAGCGCGGGCGCAGTCTGACCCGCAGCGGCAACGCGACAGCGTTGCCATATGTTGCACCGGTCCGCAGCTACGATGCGCTTTTATCCGCACAATCTGAACGCCGCTTGAGCGGCGCTCGCGCAGGCATGCGAATCCGGTGCCGCGGCCGGTCAGGACGCGGGCTCGGCCTGGCGCGTCTCCGGCATGATCAGCGCCACCAGCATGAACGCCGCGAAACCCACGATGGCGAGGCCCAGGAAGGCGCTGTGGCTGCCGAGACGGTCGGCCATGATTCCGGCCAGCGAAGTCGAGAGTGCGGCGCCGATCCCCATGGCGGTGCCGACGGCGCCCAGGGCGAGGTTGAAGCGTCCCGTGCCGCGGGTGAGGTCCGAGACGACGAGCGGCACCATCACACCGAGGACCGAGGCCGAGATCCCGTCGAGCACCTGGATGGCGACGAGGCCGTAGGGGTTGGTCGTGTAGGCGAGCATCAGGCCGCGAAGGGGAAGCGCCCCGAAGCCGAACAGCAGCACCGGGTAGCGCCCGAACCGCTCGGCCGCTCGGCCGACCGCTGGGGCGCTGACGGCCAGCACCGCCTGCGGGACCATGATGCAGGCGGCCACCAGCGCGGTGGCAGTCTCGCTCGCCCGCAGGGTGAGCACGCTGCCGACCAGCGGCAGCATCGCGGCGTTGGCGAGGAAGAACAGCACCATGCAGGCCGAGAAGGACAGGAGTCCGCGATTGGTCAGCAGCGCCCGGATCCCCTCCGGTCCGGCAGAGGCTGGCGCCAGGACGGCAGTCGCCTGGGCGGGAGGCGTCTCCCGGAGCACGGCCGGGTCGATATCCTGGGCCCGGATGCGGGCCAGGGCGATAATAGTCGGCACGACCAGGGCCGCCGTCAGGTAGAACACGGCGCCGTTGGACAGGTAGTAGCCGATGGCCCCCATGCCGGCCGCGCCCAGCGCGTTGCCGACCGCCGCGAAGCTGGCGTTGCGGCCGAGGCGCTCGCCCGCCCGGGCCCGCCCGACGAGGCCGATGCTGATCGCCGCGATGGCCGGCGTCAGCACGCAGCTCGCCGCGGAATGGGCCGCCATCGCCAGGAGCACGACGAGGAAGCTCGGCCAGACCGCCAGGGCGAAGGCGCTGCCCGAGATGCCGACCACCGCCACCGCGGCGGCGAAGCGCTTGGAGCGCACGACGTCGACGAAGGCGCCGCCGGGGACCTGCCCGAGGAGCGCCACGAGGCTGCCGACGGTCAGGGCGAAGCCGATATCGGACTGCGTCCACTTGGCCTGCGAGAAGTACACCGCCAGGAACGGCCCGAACCCGGTCTGCAGGTTCGCCACGAAGAACGCGAAGGCGTCGAGGCCGTACCGGCTCGCCGCCGAGATCGCGCGCTCGGGCGGGGCGGTCCCGGCCGCGGCCGCGGGCTCGCGCGGGCGCTCGGCCGCCGGATCCTTCAGGCGGACGGCGCGGGACCGCGGATCCTGCCGGGACACCTCGCGCTCGCGGGGGGAGGCGGCGGGTCTGACCTTCAATCGAGCCACCGTCATTTATCCGGAGCCTTCTCCGGCGGGGCGGCGGGTGCGGCCGGGGCCGGGGCGGGCGGAACCGGGGCGCCCGGGGTCGTGCCGGCGGGAGCCGGCTGCGCTGCGGGGGATCCGGCGGGTACAGTGCCGGCGGGTGCGGTGCCGGCGGCAGGTGCGGCGGGCGTTGCGGCGGGCGTTGCCGCCTGCTCCCCCTCGGCGGGGGCGGCCGGGCTCGCGGGGCCGAGCACGACGATCGGCTCACCGGACTTGTACTCGGGCGAGACGCGGACCTGATTGCGGGTCAGAGCCACGGACAGCTTGCGCTCCTTGCCGCCATCCGGGGTGAAGCGCAGGGCCCGCCAATCCACCGCGATCTTGCGGGTGCCGACGCCGAGGAAGCCGCCGAAATCGATGATCGCGGCGCGGGGATGCCCGTCCTTGTCGATGATGATGTCGATGACCCGCCCGAGTTCGTCGCCGCCGGCGCTGCGGACGCTGCGGCCGAGCAGGCTCTCGTAGTCCTGGGTGTCGAGGACCGTCGCCGGGGTACCCTGCTGCTGGGCCTGCGGCGGGGCCGGTGTCGCCGGAGCGGCGGACGGCCCGGCGGGGGCGGGCGGAGCCGCCGGCGCGTTCGGAGCCGGCGTGGCGGCCGGCGCCTGCGGCTGGGCCGCGCCGGACGCGCCCTCGCTGCCGGCGGGCTGGGCCTGCGCCGCGGCTCCCGACGCCCAGAGGGCGAGCGTGACGGCCGCGATCATCCGGATGGTTCTGAACACGCTTCGTCCTCTGAGGATGGGCCGGGCCGAATCGATACGCCGACGCAACCGCGACCGTTTCGGTCGGTTCCAGCGCCCTCATCGGCAGGAAACCGCCCGCGGTCGGCCGTCGTGCCGCAGGACCTGGGCGAAGTTATGGATCCGGCCGCCCGGGCAGCAAGGTTCGGGCCGCGGCGAAGGCGGGAACCGATGCCGGTTGCGGGAGCGTCTGGCTAGCGTCTGGTTTTCGCCGCAACCCCAGCGTAGAGAGCGGATCAAAGCTCATGCGAGCCGCGGACAGCACCGCGGCCCCTTGCGAGGACTGAACGATGTCGACCCTCCCCCCGTCGAGAAGCGCCGCCGCGCGCGGGCTCGTGCTCGGCACCGCCCTGGCCGGCTTGGTGGCGGGTTGCCAAGCCCTCGGCGGCGGCGGCGGCGTGATGCCGGATACGCAGGTCGGCCTGCCGCCGTCCCTGCGCGGCGCCCTGCCCAACCGCGAGCCCCACAACGCCGGTGTCGACGCCGACGGCCGCCCGCTCCAGACAGCCCCGACCCGGCAGCTGGCGCTGCCCAAGAGCACCGGCGCCGGGGCGCGGACGGCGGATGCCAGCGAGCGGCGGATCCGCCGTGAGGACCTCGACGGCGGCAACGGGGCCGTGTCGGGCGGCGGCAGCGGCGGATCGATGGGGCCGATGATGGCCCCCGGCGGCAGCGTCGGCCTCGGCGGCAAGTTCTGAAGCGGACCCCCGACGTCGCGACGCCGGAGAACCCCGGTCACGCGGTCGGCGCGCGCCGGCCGTAGAAATCCTCGATCCGGCCGCCGTAGCTCGGATCCGCGAACCCGTCCTCGCCCGGCCCGTGACTGGGTGCGCCGGCGAGCGCGGCCGGATCGATATCGACCACGTAGCCTCCGAACTCGGTGCTGTAGGTCAGCGCCTTCCAGGGGAGGGGGTGGTGGTTCTCGCCCAGCCCCAGGAAGCCCCCGAAGGCCAGCACCGCGTAGGCGACCTGTCCCGACACCTTATCCACCATGAAGTTGTGGACGGCCCCGAGATGGCGCCCGCCGCGGTCGTAGACATCCGTGCCCTCGACCTTGTTGGACGCGATCAGCCGGCTGGTCTCGTCGATGGCGACACCGGGGCCGGCGGGATCCAGTTCCAGGGTTCCGGGCTTCCGCACGGCGCGTTCGTTGGGCAGGTCCGTCGGCATACGCACTCCCAGGTCGCGGATGCGGCCGTCCCGCATCCCGTTGTCCCTGCGGACTAAGCGGGTCGCCGGGCACAGGTTCCGCGCTCCGGCCGGGAGCGTGCCCGTGGCGGGGTGCCGGGCGCTCAGAGATCGGGCGGAACGCCTGCCCTGGCGCGCCGCTCGTTGATCCGGTCGCGGACCGAGCGGCTGGCCAGCAGCATCTCAAAGCCGAAGGCGACGAGGGCGCACAGCGTGCACAGGATCGCCGCGCCGAACAATCCGAACAGGACGGTCGCCACCGTGTTGTCGCGCAGGGCCCCGACGAACAGCGTCAGAACCGAGCCGCAGGTGGCGACCCCGCCGAGGGCGGCCATCAGCACGGCGGCGTCCAGGGCCAGGGACCGCAGGTGCAGCCGGTCGAGGCGTCGGCCCAGGCTGAGGCGCTCCGCGTCGCCCGCGCCCGCGAGGAGGCCGGAGACGCGGTCGGCCTGGTCCGCCACGCGGGCGAGGCGCGTGCCGAAGACGTTGAGCAGCGTCGCGATCCCGGACAGCAGGAAGACCGGGCTCAGCGCCACCTGGACGACATGGGCGGTGCTCTCCAGGGTGGCGGGGACGATCAGGTTGGTCATGCCGACCGGCAGTGCACCCGCTCGGTCCCCGGGGCAATCCCGGCGACCGCAGGCGGCTCAGACCAGACCGCGCCCCGGTTCCGCGCCGCGGGCGGCGGGCTCGGCGCTGACGCCGAGGCCGAGCGCCGTCACCAGGGCCGTGGCGAGCAGCAGCGCGAGCGTGAGGGCAGGAGCGAACATGACTGTACTTGAGGCGCAGGATTGTTAAGAGCAGGTTTCGCGCGTGCGGATCCGTTGAATAATCTTCGCGGACCGTGCGGATCGGCAGCTTCCCGTGTGGATTTCCGCGCCTGCCTTGTGGATGAGAGGCCCGCGAAGGCGATTTCCCCTTGGAACGGGGGCGGCACCGCTTAGTTGCTGCTATGCTGGCTCGGCCGTGGGGCGCTCATGCCCCGGCCTGCGGCCCGAGAACCGGAGGAAGTTTATGGCCACGAAGACCGAGAAGGCTGCACCGAAGGCGGCCAAGACCACCAAGCCCGAGACGAAGGCCGCCCCGGCCAAGGCTGCGAAGCCCGCCGCGACCAAGTCCGCCGGCACGAAGCCGAACGCCCTGCAGCAGCCCCTCAAGCCCTCGGCCGAACTCGGCGCCATCGTCGGCACCAGCCCGCTCCCGCGCGGCGAGGTGGTCAGCAAGGTTTGGGACTACATCAAGAAGCACAACCTTCAGAACCCGCAGAACAAGCGCGAGATCGTGGCCGACGACAAGCTCAAGAAGGTCTTCGGCAAAGACAAGTGCTCGATGTTCGAGATGAACAAGCATCTCGCCGCGCACCTGAAGGCCTGAGCGCGCCCCAGGGCCAGGCCGGACTTCGCGTCCGGAGCCCCGGCCCTGGCGTGCCGACGCTTCGCGCGTCGGCTGCGAGCGCCGACGATCATTTCGGGGTCCGCCACAGGCGGGAGCCCGGAATCCCGAGCCGCGGGTTCTGACCGATCGGGCGGAGATGGCCGCCGCGATCGCGAGGGATCGGCCGCTTCGGATTCCGGGCTTCGCTGTGCGGTGTTCCCGGCCCTGGTGCCCCATCCGGTCGAGGCAGCCGGCAACGTGCGTCCGCGCCCGTGCGGGTTGCGGTTTCACGCATCGTGGACGGCTCAGCGCGTCTCCTCCCTTCTGCGGGGAAGGGGATGCGCGGAGCCGCAGGCCCGTTTTTCCCGACGCAGATGTGTAAATCTGCAAGCCCGTGCGGAAGAGCGGGCCCGCGTCTCGTTCGGCCCTGTCGCCACCCGACCGGCCACGGCGTCAGGAAATGCCCTGCAGCACGCCGCCATCCACCCGGAGCGCCGCGCCGGTCGTGGCGCTCGCCGCCGGGCTGCACAGGTAGGCGACGAGGTTCGCCACCTCCTCCACCCGCGCGAGGCGCCGGATCAGCGAGGAGGGGCGGTGCTCGGCCACGAAGGCGCGGCCCATCGCGTCGAGATCCGCGTCGGCCTTGCCGCCGGCCATCTGCGTCATGAATTCGGCGACCCCCTCCG
The sequence above is drawn from the Methylobacterium mesophilicum SR1.6/6 genome and encodes:
- a CDS encoding glutaminase — protein: MPDLAHVIRDISDEMAQRADRGSVADYIPELARVDPNQFGIAVIDAAGQVFAGGDCETPFSIQSVSKVFTLTLALGMVGDRLWKRVGREPSGNPFNSIVQLERERGVPRNPFINAGAIAVTDVILSGHEPREALGEILRFLQFLAQDSSIAIDETVAASEKRTGFRNTALANYMKSFGVIDNPVDYTLGVYFHHCAIAMNCRQLAMAGRFLAHNGVNPSTGHSVVSAERARRINAIMLTCGHYDGSGEFAYRVGLPGKSGVGGSILAVAPGRASIAVWSPGLDAAGNSHLGRVALERLTHRMGWSVFGA
- a CDS encoding SWIB/MDM2 domain-containing protein, producing the protein MATKTEKAAPKAAKTTKPETKAAPAKAAKPAATKSAGTKPNALQQPLKPSAELGAIVGTSPLPRGEVVSKVWDYIKKHNLQNPQNKREIVADDKLKKVFGKDKCSMFEMNKHLAAHLKA
- a CDS encoding adenosine kinase → MTAALDLLVLGNAIVDVIARTDDAFLDAQGVTKGAMQLIDEPRAETLFQAMGQATIVSGGSGANTAVGAALLGARTNFVGKVRDDELGGLFSHDLQATGVGFTVPAAMDGPATARCLILVTPDGERTMSTYLGACQGLSPDDVDKALVSSARVVYLEGYLWDPPAAKDAFRKAAQIAHQAGNAVALTLSDAFCVGRYRDEFLDLVRDGSIDILFANMGELQSLYQTDDPEAAVAALRDERNARGRHLLGLVTRSADGALVVQGGEVHAVEASPVDAVVDTTGAGDLFAAGFLAGHARGLDNVTSARLGTLAAAEIIQHIGARPQADLVGLAKARGLL
- a CDS encoding ABC transporter ATP-binding protein, whose product is MEELHRYADRPFAFVGRYLRRRWLPHLVILISVLGAVGFSVSTDYALKGVVDALTKGPGPGNTVVWGALAVLIAFIAADNMLWRVAALTGAFTFVGITGDIRRDLFRHLTGHSPTFFSDRQPGTLASRITATSNAIFTVENMFVFNVMPPTVAAFGSIAYIATVNLTMAGILAGVFAAVVVLMFKMASAGKPLHHDFAAKAASVDGEMVDLVGNMSLVRAFSAFKREGQRFEGTIATEMRARRSSLLYLEKLRIVHAVLTVLAVFGLLYWAIQMWEAGQATNGQVVLVCTLGIRILAATRDLAVALVDATQHTARLSEALHTLLQPHDLVDHPEAKPLTGQGAQIAFDHVAFSYPDGRAVFTDFDLVIEPGQRVGLVGKSGGGKSTLFSLIQRFYDVQSGTIRINGQDIDRVTQESLREAITVVPQDVSMFHRSLRENIRYGRPEATDDEVWQAAEAAHCTDFIKALPEGFDTIVGDRGVKLSGGQRQRIAIARAILKDSPILLLDEATSALDAESEQAIRHALANLMKGRTVIAIAHRLSTLQDFDRIVVLEGGRIAQDGSPDKLTHLDGFFRELMKKESMGTALAAA
- a CDS encoding MFS transporter; the protein is MATMEVRAAPEGLETGVLLARLDRLPPTRTIWRLVALLGLGFFFELYDLLFTGYVAPGLVKAGILTPTTPGLFGASGVASFVAALFTGLFIGTLLCGWLADRFGRRAIFTWSLLSYTAANVVMACQTEAFGLNLWRLIAGIGLGLEMVTIGSYLSELVPKAIRGRAFALCQGIGFTAVPAVAFLSYLLIPVAPLGVDGWRWVVLIGASAALVVWWLRAGLPESPRWLVEHGRLAEADAVLRRLEAQVAAESGRPLPAPAAPEPVQPRGAFRDLWVPPYRRRAIMMAGFNVFQTVGFYGFANWVPTLLVAQGITVTSSLAYTALIALAAPVGPLIGLLIADRFERKHVIVAAALLYIACGIAFARTTDVNAIVALGIGLTLASNVMSYSFHAYQAELFPTGIRARAVGFVYSWSRFSAIFTGFVIAFVLRQAGTPGVFLFISAAMLMAGLLVGLLGPRTRDVALEKIVG
- a CDS encoding Uma2 family endonuclease, which gives rise to MNVDEFLAWAEDRPGRFELVDGEVFAMSPERAGHALVKYAAQTALHRAIARAGLGCHMMPDGMTVRVDARTTFEPDALVYCGPRMDLDAVEVPDPVIVVEVQSPGTRAVDSGLKLTRYLSLASVMHYLIVDPVKRLVIHHRRAQRGLIETRIATEGTLDLTPPGLSLPVPDLFADLPPASDHGA
- a CDS encoding PRC-barrel domain-containing protein is translated as MIAAVTLALWASGAAAQAQPAGSEGASGAAQPQAPAATPAPNAPAAPPAPAGPSAAPATPAPPQAQQQGTPATVLDTQDYESLLGRSVRSAGGDELGRVIDIIIDKDGHPRAAIIDFGGFLGVGTRKIAVDWRALRFTPDGGKERKLSVALTRNQVRVSPEYKSGEPIVVLGPASPAAPAEGEQAATPAATPAAPAAGTAPAGTVPAGSPAAQPAPAGTTPGAPVPPAPAPAAPAAPPEKAPDK
- a CDS encoding DUF2721 domain-containing protein; amino-acid sequence: MTNLIVPATLESTAHVVQVALSPVFLLSGIATLLNVFGTRLARVADQADRVSGLLAGAGDAERLSLGRRLDRLHLRSLALDAAVLMAALGGVATCGSVLTLFVGALRDNTVATVLFGLFGAAILCTLCALVAFGFEMLLASRSVRDRINERRARAGVPPDL
- a CDS encoding MFS transporter, coding for MTVARLKVRPAASPREREVSRQDPRSRAVRLKDPAAERPREPAAAAGTAPPERAISAASRYGLDAFAFFVANLQTGFGPFLAVYFSQAKWTQSDIGFALTVGSLVALLGQVPGGAFVDVVRSKRFAAAVAVVGISGSAFALAVWPSFLVVLLAMAAHSAASCVLTPAIAAISIGLVGRARAGERLGRNASFAAVGNALGAAGMGAIGYYLSNGAVFYLTAALVVPTIIALARIRAQDIDPAVLRETPPAQATAVLAPASAGPEGIRALLTNRGLLSFSACMVLFFLANAAMLPLVGSVLTLRASETATALVAACIMVPQAVLAVSAPAVGRAAERFGRYPVLLFGFGALPLRGLMLAYTTNPYGLVAIQVLDGISASVLGVMVPLVVSDLTRGTGRFNLALGAVGTAMGIGAALSTSLAGIMADRLGSHSAFLGLAIVGFAAFMLVALIMPETRQAEPAS
- a CDS encoding PRC-barrel domain-containing protein, which gives rise to MPTDLPNERAVRKPGTLELDPAGPGVAIDETSRLIASNKVEGTDVYDRGGRHLGAVHNFMVDKVSGQVAYAVLAFGGFLGLGENHHPLPWKALTYSTEFGGYVVDIDPAALAGAPSHGPGEDGFADPSYGGRIEDFYGRRAPTA